The following coding sequences are from one Nilaparvata lugens isolate BPH chromosome 6, ASM1435652v1, whole genome shotgun sequence window:
- the LOC111056101 gene encoding transmembrane protein 201 homolog, with the protein MMDLMIIMPITAALSVVFLILLKIYLRIREYFPVSVNCWFCCKRSKVPFGDANSWDCKSCNQYNGFLEDGDYNRLIPAQYDELLNVPRFASNAREQYSGMRSSPTLCANCNSNQQMKIAQLAMFMPFNPNNYDKEIEKYSEQLEKIYGICSSCEATVAEVMKKQNKLYGLKFPNSNKNKPISKVPPVTAVKRPILLTYYATLLLCAVLFYSSTRNISQIVSIEHFIIDQIQKSIKLLPNFGLVEEKLQIISLLVMNNLNILYTWLPSHLMNYMNDSKDFFMIGTLIIVQVFELLRFRNTINLLNTGTWIILLSLKISGTAPAYLISIMQMMVSGVFIYVSVGSLRKEKHIRLRLKMRKGKLKKTVPKKSIGVIEAKAPPTSLNDSAKMKTDQKNNALMSETTTAKSPSSVCSPKLSNPQMDSSILKAHKSPSSVYSTNISQNESPNLKPRSHNDFGISDLSLGPSSQAGSVKNHLNSEPRPYCGRINDHIWARSTVLSPSRLNMDTVDSPFTTSASPPRSMNDSSGRGSIASNQHEDSVCGDRIYDKFTPTVKLTVANMAANQQFTSPHQRNYYNMFPPSEFSYPAAMSHYQFTQLQRSFSPPNSTIFLNNPPSPPTNSLLPYSPLPLFPSSFPPQFPATSSHLPSLTEAATSSKYSFFHNIVFPALVVVLVACNLSLLGLVYYREISVKNTTA; encoded by the exons ATGATGGACCTTATGATTATCATGCCAATTACCGCTGCTTTGTCAGTAGTTTTTCTAATTTTACTCAAGATTTATCTGAGAATAAG AGAATATTTTCCTGTGTCGGTTAACTGTTGGTTTTGCTGCAAAAGGTCGAAGGTTCCATTTGGGGATGCAAATTCATGGGATTGCAAGAGTTGCAATCAGTACAATGGTTTCTTGGAG GATGGGGATTATAATCGGTTAATACCAGCTCAGTATGATGAACTTTTGAATGTGCCTCGTTTTGCTTCGAATGCACGCGAGCAGTACAGTGGAATGCGCAGTTCACCCACACTGTGTGCGAACTGCAACAGTAATCAGCAGATGAAAATTGCTCAACTAGCCATGTTCATGCCCTTCAACCCAAACAATTATGACAAggagattgaaaaatatag TGAACAATTGGAAAAGATTTATGGAATTTGTAGCTCCTGTGAAGCTACAGTTGCAGAAGTGATGAAAAAGCAGAATAAATTGTACGGCCTGAAATTTCCAAATTCGAATAAGAACAAGCCAATCTCCAAG GTGCCTCCAGTCACTGCAGTGAAACGGCCAATATTGCTCACTTACTACGCGACCCTTCTGCTGTGTGCggttttattttacagttcgaCTAGAAATATCTCACAGATCGTTTCAattgaacattttattattgatcagatacaaaaatcaataaaactttTACCCAACTTCGGCTTAGTGGAAGAAAAGCTGCAAATCATTTCACTTTTGGTAATGAACAACTTAAACATACTTTACACATGGCTCCCTTCACATTTAATGAATTATATGAACGATTCGAAGGATTTTTTCATGATTGGAACTCTCATTATTGTTCAAGTATTTGAGCTGCTTAGATTCAGAAATACTATCAACCTTCTCAATACAGGCACATGGATTATATTGTTGTCTCTGAAAATCTCTGGTACTGCTCCAGCATATTTGATATCTATAATGCAG ATGATGGTATCTGGTGTCTTCATCTATGTAAGCGTTGGAAGCCTTCGAAAGGAGAAACATATAAGATTGAGATTGAAGATGCGGAAaggaaaattgaagaaaactgtGCCGAAGAAATCAATCGGAGTTATCGAAGCCAAAGCTCCCCCCACAAGCTTAAATGATAGTGCAAAAATGAAGACTGATCAGAAAAATAATGCATTGATGAG tGAGACAACCACTGCCAAATCTCCCTCATCAGTCTGCTCACCAAAACTCTCGAATCCTCAGATGGATTCGTCAATTTTGAAAGCCCACAAATCTCCTTCATCTGTTTACTCAACGAACATCTCGCAAAATGAATCACCGAACTTGAAACCGAGATCCCACAACGACTTTGGTATCTCGGATCTGAGCCTAGGACCATCCTCTCAAGCTGGCTCCGTCAAGAACCATCTGAACTCGGAGCCGCGACCCTATTGTGGCCGAATCAACGATCACATCTGGGCGAGAAGCACTGTTTTGTCGCCTTCGAGGCTCAACATGGACACCGTTGACTCTCCTTTCACCACTAGTGCTTCGCCTCCTCGGTCCATGAATGACAGCAGCGGTCGTGGATCAATCGCCAGCAACCAACACGAAGACTCGGTTTGTGGTGACAGAATCTACGACAAATTCACTCCGACCGTCAAGCTCACCGTGGCCAATATGGCGGCCAACCAACAATTCACCTCTCCCCACCAAAGAAACTACTACAACATGTTTCCTCCATCTGAATTCAGCTACCCAGCAGCCATGTCTCACTACCAATTCACACAGCTGCAACGAAGCTTTTCCCCTCCAAACTCCACCATATTTCTCAACaaccccccctctcctcccacCAATTCGTTGCTACCTTATTCCCCTCTTCCCTTGTTTCCTTCGTCGTTCCCTCCTCAATTCCCAGCCACTTCTTCTCACCTTCCCAGCCTAACCGAAGCTGCAACTAGTAGTAAGTACAGTTTTTTTCATAACATTGTTTTCCCAGCTTTAGTTGTGGTACTGGTAGCCTGCAATCTGTCGCTGTTGGGTTTGGTTTACTATCGGGAGATATCTGTCAAGAATACCACAGCTTAA